In Aspergillus fumigatus Af293 chromosome 2, whole genome shotgun sequence, a genomic segment contains:
- a CDS encoding ATP synthase subunit epsilon family protein codes for MAAAWKAAGLTYNRYLAVAARAVRRSLKDGPRLAAERRGQSELRFAKWENGKQGEVKSIAETNQQAAQESK; via the exons ATGGCAGCTGCGTGGAAAGCCGCTGGTTTGAC CTACAACCGTTACCTGGCCGTCGCTGCCCGCGCCGTCCGCAGATCTCTTAAGGACGGCCCTCGTCTCGCTGCTGAGCGCCGTGGACAGTCCGAACTGCGTTTTGCCAAGTGGGAG AACGGCAAGCAGGGCGAAGTCAAGAGCATTGCCGAAACCAATCAGCAGGCCGCTCAGGAGTCGAAGTAG
- a CDS encoding N-alpha-acetyltransferase 35, NatC auxiliary subunit, with amino-acid sequence MRVVSQSVVPRDITEVFTQAASKLRTGELIKDEYFTLFEAVGALEIMDSKMDSGYLGPGENQAHALEDDYDIMRELAPEEVVGIMDELLCHEMAWHMGHPLSQTLFTSLYLDKLLWPVPKTFEDARFAREKLGDKKEDSKLLHLVLRAYCLALVKCCDFVHSRVSAEFYYEEEDFVTQLYNRSLLSQFDVTHFQNLLDEAVSWTEGTADALDQNLRDAITSRLSFRREFLLALAHDADILQNKSTGYFASCLSQLSSLTKSVSLGKPVPDAFSVKIQRRLASTVPPRPMVKISFENALAHLRRLCQDAIDLQELVEYGGPYNFKVAVWTLLSRKPQPSVYIRSLTQTFILSNMTVLGKVSLKGLLYDELSEFVLASSVLLDANMDDTEVPSDPRFQIAQRMDAFVKRFAQAEELDEQLRTLSEESPLTLSNGDATYSYPLSSWAYHQKLSQFRLIIQLGFELSIYAPEELSGMYWYLSHICSTHLAHIDRIRTFTVAAAKRNLAAMAAMKSNSAERQSAFHKTLRLLERLTTHIVAIDAFAISLHALYVLLARHNLLPTVSGPGAYSSERLRYEIRMKPFIPISLPELVPYEEYRREAILEGDSDDVVLERASKAISEARKAWEATLTNGIFIKNSQGETYHAPAIEEDWKSEVKDTMRACIGASIAIEAVKKALADSGGTSSHADGHRVRLRVEVPEVGSKARWHDWWAVPQVTPVKPENQT; translated from the exons ATGCGAGTCGTTTCGCAGTCGGTGGTCCCACGCGACATCACCGAAGTATTCACACAAGCTGCTTCGA AACTGCGAACAGGAGAACTCATCAAAGATGAGTACTTCACACTGTTTGAGGCAGTCGGCGCCTTGGAG ATAATGGATTCGAAGATGGACAGTGGGTACCTTGGGCCTGGAGAGAATCAGGCGCACGCCTTGGAGGACGACTACGATATCATGCGGGAGCTGGCTCCGGAAGAAGTAGTGGGAATAATGGACGAGTTGCTTTGCCACGAG ATGGCGTGGCATATGGGACATCCGCTATCACAGACCCTTTTTACGTCCTTGTACCTCGATAAACTGTTATGGCCGGTACCGAAGACCTTTGAGGATGCTCGGTTTGCACGTGAAAAGTTGGGTGACAAGAAGGAGGACTCAAAACTGTTACATCTCGTACTTCGCGCTTACTGCCTTGCGCTGGTTAAGTGCTGTGATTTTGTCCACTCGCGAGTTTCCGCGGAGTTTTACTACGAA GAAGAGGACTTTGTCACTCAGCTATACAATCGCAGTTTACTGTCACAGTTCGATGTGACGCATTTTCAAAACCTCCTAGATGAGGCGGTCTCCTGGACTGAAGGAACAGCCGATGCTCTCGATCAAAACTTGCGTGATGCGATCACATCCCGGCTGAGCTTTCGACGCGAGTTCCTCCTCGCATTGGCCCATGACGCTGATATCTTGCAGAATAAGTCAACCGGCTACTTTGCGTCTTGCTTATCCCAGTTGTCCTCGCTTACTAAATCTGTCTCTCTCGGTAAACCTGTGCCCGATGCCTTCAGTGTGAAGATTCAGCGGAGGCTGGCCAGCACGGTTCCCCCTCGGCCTATGGTGAAGATTAGTTTCGAGAATGCGCTGGCGCATCTGCGACGGTTGTGTCAAGATGCAATTGACCTACAGGAACTCGTTGAATACGGGGGCCCGTACAATTTCAAG GTCGCCGTTTGGACATTGCTTTCTCGAAAACCTCAACCATCCGTTTATATCCGTTCGCTTACCCAAACTTTCATCCTCAGCAACATGACTGTCCTCGGAAAAGTCTCGCTTAAGGGACTTCTGTACGACGAGTTGTCCGAATTTGTCCTCGCTTCAAGCGTGCTTCTTGATGCCAACATGGACGATACTGAGGTGCCCTCGGACCCTCGATTCCAGATTGCCCAGCGGATGGACGCTTTTGTGAAACGTTTCGCTCAG GCCGAAGAACTCGACGAGCAACTTCGGACTCTCAGTGAAGAATCTCCGCTGACACTGTCGAATGGTGATGCCACTTACTCTTACCCCCTCAGCAGCTGGGCATACCACCAGAAGCTGAGCCAATTTCGTCTTATTATTCAGCTTGGTTTTGAACTCTCAATCTACGCACCCGAAGAACTTTCTGGGATGTACTGGTATCTTTCTCACATTTGCTCCACACACCTTGCTCACATCGACCGAATACGGACATTTACAGTGGCCGCCGCCAAACGAAATCTGGCCGCTATGGCTGCAATGAAGAGCAACTCAGCAGAGCGGCAGTCCGCTTTTCACAAGACGCTCCGACTCCTCGAGAGACTCACCACACATATTGTTGCTATAGATGCCTTTGCGATATCCCTGCATGCTTTGTATGTGCTCCTCGCTCGGCACAATCTTCTGCCGACGGTCTCTGGCCCAGGAGCCTACTCCAGCGAGCGGTTGCGCTACGAAATTCGAATGAAGCCTTTCATCCCCATCAGCCTGCCGGAACTTGTGCCGTACGAAGAGTATCGCCGGGAGGCGATTCTGGAAGGGGACAGCGATGATGTCGTCTTAGAGCGGGCCTCAAAGGCTATTTCAGAAGCCCGCAAGGCCTGGGAAGCCACCCTCACCAATGGTATTTTTATTAAGAACTCACAGGGCGAAACATACCATGCGCCGGCCATcgaagaagactggaagtCTGAGGTTAAGGACACCATGCGGGCCTGCATAGGCGCAAGTATCGCTATCGAAGCGGTGAAGAAAGCGCTCGCCGACTCTGGAGGAACCAGCTCCCACGCAGACGGTCATCGCGTCAGACTACGAGTAGAGGTTCCGGAGGTTGGGTCGAAGGCACGCTGGCATGACTGGTGGGCTGTGCCGCAGGTCACACCGGTCAAACCAGAAAATCAGACATGA
- a CDS encoding Zn(II)2Cys6 transcription factor domain-containing protein, translating to MPTYPIRRRPRECKTCLPCRASKVRCDRNVPCGNCVKRNFNCSYGRPPPKDPYPLPTPTATTATTSLPKTPHSSSLPAYTPTYHQTTNISGHDASFGTGTGTDSTPDQEPLSDTVVITQGEWDEINAKMRAMEQILGSLHTLFDTRARRKPDNQVTDISPEAEGSPPSEGIYEPDALRTGSVHIGSRSALVDILNRSKVAEGTAQALPKDDLLAELAMGNESAAYPFVDLWSSDPYTFNIAGVCGVLPHDDQCRRYGNWFRWSIVLPY from the coding sequence ATGCCCACATATCCTATCCGGCGCAGGCCCCGCGAGTGCAAGACCTGCCTACCGTGTCGTGCGAGTAAGGTCCGTTGTGATCGCAATGTACCATGCGGCAATTGCGTCAAGCGCAACTTCAACTGCTCCTACGGCCGCCCGCCTCCCAAGGACCCATATCCACTACCTACACCGACAGCCACGACTGCGACGACATCTCTGCCTAAAACCCCGCACTCCTCCTCTCTACCGGCATACACTCCGACTTACCACCAAACGACAAATATCTCGGGTCACGATGCTTCCTTTGGAACGGGGACAGGTACCGATTCCACTCCCGATCAGGAGCCATTGTCGGATACCGTGGTGATCACACAGGGAGAATGGGATGAGATTAACGCCAAAATGCGCGCAATGGAACAGATCCTGGGCAGTTTGCACACATTATTCGATACACGCGCACGGAGGAAACCCGATAATCAGGTCACGGACATCTCTCCCGAAGCAGAAGGCTCTCCGCCGTCCGAAGGCATCTATGAGCCTGACGCGCTCCGGACGGGCTCCGTCCATATAGGGTCGAGGTCGGCACTAGTTGACATTTTGAACAGGTCGAAAGTTGCCGAGGGCACTGCGCAGGCGCTGCCCAAGGATGACCTTCTCGCAGAGCTGGCGATGGGAAACGAGTCGGCCGCGTATCCGTTCGTCGACCTATGGTCGTCGGATCCGTATACATTCAACATCGCTGGCGTTTGTGGAGTATTACCCCATGATGACCAATGTCGACGGTATGGGAATTGGTTTCGATGGTCGATTGTTTTGCCTTACTAA